One Phycisphaerae bacterium genomic window, CAGGACATGAAGAGATATCATTGAAAGTTACGGCGTATAAAATTCCTGCCGAGGGCATGCTATGCCGATTTCTTTACTGGAATTCAGACGGATACGGCGTCGGTTATTTTAATATCTATCCAGGTCAAAGCATAGTCCGTTTTAATGCATCTGAAGTTTACAACAGCGGACAATACTATGAAGGTACAATCAATAAGATCAGGTTCGATATGCCTAAGGCGCCTACATTAAGCTATTCCGACCTTAGCGAAGCGGAAATACGTATTGACTGGATTGCGGCTACCAATAACGACGAGTTTGTCGCCGCAGATGAGAAGGGGCAGTTCATAGTGGTTAATTTCTCCACTACCGGCCCAGTTGTAAATCAGGCTCTTTTTGACGATTTGAAAACAAAACTTCCGAATCATCCGCAGGCAAAGATAAAAGCGGGTGCAAGCCGTATGATTAGGTTAATGGAGAATCCTGACGCAACAAATGCTTTAACCGGACTTAGAATATTTTTAGAACTTGCAGAACTGAATAACGTGCCGATAGTAGTACAAATCGATATCGAAAACTGGTGGACGAACAGACAGGATTTGTGGAACTGGTGGGATTCGTCAATGTCCGGTTATAATCCGAATAATCGCAATAATGTCGAATGGTATGGCTGGGGATCGCAAAACGCTATCAAGATATCCTGGCGTAATTGGGGCAGTCTGCTGAGAGTCAAACCGGCCCCGAATCTTATGAGTCCTCAATATCGCGCCGAGGTTCATAGGTTATATGAGTTGGCGCTTCCGGTCATTGTGCAATGGTGGAATAATCTTCCAGCCGGAAAAAAGGATCTTTTTATAGGGCTCAAAGTCGGGTGGGAAAGTTCAATAGGTTTAAACAGCTTCTATTATCCGAACGGCAATTATTATTATGAAAACTGGCCTACTGATTCGTCTCATGATCCGACTTACAGCGTCAATGGTACGTTACCGCCGGCTTATGGCGTACAGCAGATAGGATATGCGGCGCTGACTTCTGCGGGAATCAAGACTTCAGGATCAATAACCGAATCTGACCTTGCACGCGTAACGGGAATGCACTTGACCGATCTTGCGATGAAAGCCAATGAATTGGGGATTCCGAGGGACAAGATATTTACTCATAGCTGGCATTTCAAAAACAGCGGCACGAATATGCTGGCCGCGGTTAATAATTATTCCAATCCCGGATGGTCATATTATACTAATAATAACAGCGGCATTCGAAATCTTGACGCAGATATAAATAACGCTATTAATAATTCCAACGCGTCCTGTTGGGCTGTGTCTGAAACTCTTTTTCAGGGTTCTGATACGACTTCAGCATGGCAGACTTTTTTCGAAAATAATCTGGATACAAGATGTAAATTCATAAATTTATTCAATTGGGACAATATAACAGAAAGCCAGGTAAGGCTTAACGCAATTAGAAATCTGCAGAACGAATACACGGAGTCTTTTTCATTGCAAAATGCTGTGGATTCGACAGCTGAAGGTGGCACCATAACCGTTCCCAGAGGTTATTATTATGAAAATATACAATGGCAGGGCAAATCGCTAACCATAGTCTCCGAAGACCAGAATGATTGGGATGTAGTATTTGATACGGTCATCGATGCCGGTAGTTTGGGCAGTGCTTTTGATATTCAAAATGCAGGGAAAACTGTGACCATAAAAGGAATTACCATAAAAAACGGCCAGGGAATAAATGGCGGGGCGATCAACTGCATAGGTGGCAATCTCAATATTGAAAACTGCCGGATATATGATTGCACTACCAGAGATTTCGGCGGCGGGTTATATCTTCAGGGTGCCGAAGTAAATATCAAAAATTGTCTGTTGTTCGACAATGTTTCAGTGTACGGCGGTGCGGTTTATGCCAGCAATAGCGATGTTAATATTATAAACTCTACATTTACAGGGAATCATACTACGAATAAGGGCACTGCAATCCGTGCTAACAGCGGAACAAATATCAAATTGCATAATTCAATTCTATGCAATAACCAGCCAGAGTTTTTATGCCAGGCAGGAATCAGGGATTCTGCTGCTGTGATCAATTTTTGCAATATTCAGAACGGCCAGTCCAGTATTTTGCTTGAGGGAGCCGGCAATCTGATGTGGGGTCCCGGCAATGTGGATAAAGATGCCGGTTTCGTCGATGCCGAGAAAGACGATTATCATTTGCGGTCAATTTCCGGCCGCAGCGTTACTTTCGGCACAGGTCTGCTGGCGGATGATTCCACAAGCCAGATGATCGACGCCGGATGCCCTGGCGATATTCCTGCTGATGAGCCTCTTTCCGTTGACAACAAAAGAATAGATATGGGATCATACGGGGGAACAAATGCGGCATCCGTAACTCCTGCCGGTTTTGGTCTATTATCGGATATTGATAATGACGGGTTGGTCAATTTTTCTGATTACGCGTTGCTGACCCAATTCTGGCTCTCTTCTGATGAAGATAGTATCTGTGTTGACCTGACAAGAGACGGACAGATAGATATTGAAGATATTGCTGAGACAGTTCAGGAATGGCTGGCCGTCAGCGGTGCGAACTGATAAAATAATTACATTATAGGATTTTAACAATATGAATGGCGGACAATAATGAATAATAAAGATTTGCAGGAACAAGTTATCAACGGGGTCGATGCGGAAAAAACGACGGCAAAGAAATACAAGATGTATCTGGCTATAAATACTCATTGGGATCGCGAGTACCGGTGGTCTTTTGTTGAGACACGCACAAGATTGGTTGAAGCTGTCGATATCCTGATAGACACAATGGAAAAAGATCCGCGTTTCGCATATTTCCATACCGATTCACAGGCCTCGTTTTTGGATGATTATCTTGAGGTTCGTCCGGAGAATACCGAACGTGTGAAAAAACTTGTAAAGGATGGCAGGCTGTTAACGGGCCCCTGGTACACATTGCCCGCAGAGTTTTTGGTGAGCGGAGAGGCATTGGTTCGCAATCTTCTCATGGGTCATAAAATAGCCGGCAACCTGGGTCGTGTGATGAAAACAGGTTATAATATTTTTTCATGGGGACAGGTTTCACAGCTTCCGCAGATATACCGTCAATTCGGCATGGATACAATAATGTTTTATCGAGGCATCGACCAGTCGAATATAGATAAGCTGGAATTCAAATGGAAAGCTCCTGATGGGAGCGAGGCGCTCGGTATTACATTCGGCTCATATCACAGGCTCAATTTTTGGGTTTATGTGTATCGGCCTTATAATGACCAGGGCGGACTCAATAGAGAAAAAATAGTCAATAATAATGGTTTTCTTTTTAATCTTTGCGATACGTACAGCAGCGATTTTAATCACTGGGTTATAAATCAACCGCAGTTGAAAAGTTTCAAAGACGCCAGGGCCGGCCTGGACACGCTTCTGGATACGGTAAAAGATAAGTCTTCCACTGAGAATCTTTTATTCCTGCAGGGATTCGATCAGGAAAATCCCGATCCTGCCGTTCCGGACCTTGTTGAAAAACTTAATCGCGACATTGATTTTGGGAAAATTGAAATAAGCGATCTTGGTACATATTTGAAAGAAGTTCGCCGCGGGCTAAATGAAAAAGGCCTTTACAATAAACTTAATGTGTTCCATGGCGAGATGTTAAATGTTGAAAGAAGCAGCGACCCATTCGCTCCGCTCTATATCGGAGTGTTTTCAGCAAGGATGCCGCTGAAGCAGCAGAATACGGATTGTGAGAATCGGCTTGAAAACTGGGCGGAACCCGCGGCAGTATGGGCTAATCTTCTTGGCAGAGAGTATCCGTGCAGAGTATTTGAATTGGCATGGCGTGAACTTTTGCAGAATCAACAGCATGACGGCATTGGCGGTTGTCACGTAGACAGGATTACGACAACTATGGAAGAAAGATACCGCAATGTCAAGGACCTTGCAGAGGTTATCACCAGGGACTCTCTCGTAAAAATAGTAACCGAAATTGATTATTCACAACTGGGCGAACAGGAAATTGGAGTTACGGTATTTAATCCATCAGCCGTTTCAAGGACCGAAGAAATAATCGCAGAAGTCGATATTCCTCATGAGTGGGGGCAGAGGTTTGTTTCCGGCGGTAAATATAAGAGGCCCCTGACGGTTTGGGTATATGACACGGCTGGTAATCGGGTGGAATCACAATTGCTTACCGTGGAGGATGATACCCGGTTTGCGTACCTCAAATATGGTTCTCATATCAGTTTTGATGTTGCACGCGTCAGGATAGCATTCAGTGCAGAGAATATACCGTCAATGGGATATGCCTGTTTTAAAGTGGTTCCTCAGCAGACAGCGGACCGTCCGGTCGAAACACTTTGTCCCGAAAAAAATGTGCTGGAAAATGATTTTATCCGTGCCGAGATTCGCGGCGATGGTACGCTGGAATTGCTCGATAAGGAAACCGGGCGTAAATACGACAGGCTGCATTATTTTGAGGATACCGGGGAAATGGGCGGGCCGCTTATTCATCATCAGCCTTATGGCAGCAGCATATATAATACTTTGGAACAGAACGCACAATGTTCTCTGGTTTTTTCAGGAAAACTTTATGCCACTTACAGGATTGAGAGACGCTGGGAATTACCCGAAGGTGTTGATGCTGAAATGAAGGTTTATGTGCCTCATGGAAATGAGTGGGTTGGCCAGGAGAGGGTAAAGAGGTCGCAGCGAAAAGAAATACTCAGTATTATTACGGATGTAACTTTGCGAAAGCACGGCAGGTGTCTCGAATTTGAAACAACAGTTCAGAATGCCATAAAAGATCATCGGCTGCGTGTTTGTTTTGACACAAATTTATCGAAGGCTCGCTATTGCTACGCTGATTCGCCTTTCGATGTTGTTAAAAGAGAAATCGCAATACCTGATTCAAGCGGATGGTACGAAGCAGCGGCCAGAACACTGCCGGCACATTCGTTTATCGATGTAAACGATGAAACTAACGGTATGGCTTTGTTGCAGACAGGCCTGCCGGAATACGAAGTGGTCGACAATAAGAAACGCACTATCGCACTTACTTTGCTGAGATGCTTTGGAACGGCAGGGAATAATTCTGAAACCTATGTTCCTCAGCCGCTTGCACAATGCCAGGGAAAGCATGTATTCAGATATGCGATAGTTTCTCATGCCGGTTCATGGCAGGAAGGTGATATCATTGGCATTGCCGAACACTTTAATGCTCCGATGAGAGTCGTTCAATGTACAAAACATCGGGGTGTATTACCACAGAGACATTCATTCTTCGCAATAGACAACCCTGATTTTATCGTGACAGCTCTGAAAAAAGCCGAACACAGCAGCGGTTATATTCTTCGCGGATACAATGCATCAGGCAAAAAGATAGTCGTAACGGTTAAGATTCCTAAAGTTATTCACCATGCCAGCAAGGTAGGGCTTGAAGAAAATTGGATAGATACGCTCGTAATAGACAAGGACAATACTATTAAAATAGATGTTATGGCGGGCGAAATATATTCTATTTTAATGGCCAGATAGTTGAAGAATGAGTTTAATAATTTAAGACGGGGTGACAGGATAAAATGAAAAGAAGGACCTTTTTAAAACAGTGCGTCACCGGCGCAGCAGCGCTAAGCGCTGGATATATTGTTAGTGCAATGGCCAGGCCGGAAAAAAGGCCCAACTTTATATTTATCCTTACTGATGATCAGCGGTGGGATGCAATGGGATTTATGGGTAAGTATCCCTGGCTCAAAACGCCTAACATAGATCGCATTCGGCAGGAAGGGATGCACTTTAAAAATGCCTTTGTAACTCATTCTATCTGTTCGCCGAGCAGAGCGAGTTTTCTTACCGGAACATATTCTCATATACATGGTGTAATTCAGAATGAGAGCAGAGATTATGATTTCAATAAAACTCCGTCTTTTGCGCAAATTCTCGAAAAACATGGCTACAATACAGCGTTTCTTGGTAAATGGCATCTGGCCTACGGGAACCAGCCTCGTCCTGGTTTTAAATACTGGTTTAGTTTTGACGCGCAAGGAGTATATGAAAATTGCGTTTTGA contains:
- a CDS encoding glycoside hydrolase family 38 C-terminal domain-containing protein — its product is MNNKDLQEQVINGVDAEKTTAKKYKMYLAINTHWDREYRWSFVETRTRLVEAVDILIDTMEKDPRFAYFHTDSQASFLDDYLEVRPENTERVKKLVKDGRLLTGPWYTLPAEFLVSGEALVRNLLMGHKIAGNLGRVMKTGYNIFSWGQVSQLPQIYRQFGMDTIMFYRGIDQSNIDKLEFKWKAPDGSEALGITFGSYHRLNFWVYVYRPYNDQGGLNREKIVNNNGFLFNLCDTYSSDFNHWVINQPQLKSFKDARAGLDTLLDTVKDKSSTENLLFLQGFDQENPDPAVPDLVEKLNRDIDFGKIEISDLGTYLKEVRRGLNEKGLYNKLNVFHGEMLNVERSSDPFAPLYIGVFSARMPLKQQNTDCENRLENWAEPAAVWANLLGREYPCRVFELAWRELLQNQQHDGIGGCHVDRITTTMEERYRNVKDLAEVITRDSLVKIVTEIDYSQLGEQEIGVTVFNPSAVSRTEEIIAEVDIPHEWGQRFVSGGKYKRPLTVWVYDTAGNRVESQLLTVEDDTRFAYLKYGSHISFDVARVRIAFSAENIPSMGYACFKVVPQQTADRPVETLCPEKNVLENDFIRAEIRGDGTLELLDKETGRKYDRLHYFEDTGEMGGPLIHHQPYGSSIYNTLEQNAQCSLVFSGKLYATYRIERRWELPEGVDAEMKVYVPHGNEWVGQERVKRSQRKEILSIITDVTLRKHGRCLEFETTVQNAIKDHRLRVCFDTNLSKARYCYADSPFDVVKREIAIPDSSGWYEAAARTLPAHSFIDVNDETNGMALLQTGLPEYEVVDNKKRTIALTLLRCFGTAGNNSETYVPQPLAQCQGKHVFRYAIVSHAGSWQEGDIIGIAEHFNAPMRVVQCTKHRGVLPQRHSFFAIDNPDFIVTALKKAEHSSGYILRGYNASGKKIVVTVKIPKVIHHASKVGLEENWIDTLVIDKDNTIKIDVMAGEIYSILMAR
- a CDS encoding dockerin type I domain-containing protein; translation: MCKIYIIVIAILVSECVNAHVIFDFKDDMQGWSRYNDSMILSHEDNCLVVRYQEPGGEWYPIIQRPSLSYDAAGHEEISLKVTAYKIPAEGMLCRFLYWNSDGYGVGYFNIYPGQSIVRFNASEVYNSGQYYEGTINKIRFDMPKAPTLSYSDLSEAEIRIDWIAATNNDEFVAADEKGQFIVVNFSTTGPVVNQALFDDLKTKLPNHPQAKIKAGASRMIRLMENPDATNALTGLRIFLELAELNNVPIVVQIDIENWWTNRQDLWNWWDSSMSGYNPNNRNNVEWYGWGSQNAIKISWRNWGSLLRVKPAPNLMSPQYRAEVHRLYELALPVIVQWWNNLPAGKKDLFIGLKVGWESSIGLNSFYYPNGNYYYENWPTDSSHDPTYSVNGTLPPAYGVQQIGYAALTSAGIKTSGSITESDLARVTGMHLTDLAMKANELGIPRDKIFTHSWHFKNSGTNMLAAVNNYSNPGWSYYTNNNSGIRNLDADINNAINNSNASCWAVSETLFQGSDTTSAWQTFFENNLDTRCKFINLFNWDNITESQVRLNAIRNLQNEYTESFSLQNAVDSTAEGGTITVPRGYYYENIQWQGKSLTIVSEDQNDWDVVFDTVIDAGSLGSAFDIQNAGKTVTIKGITIKNGQGINGGAINCIGGNLNIENCRIYDCTTRDFGGGLYLQGAEVNIKNCLLFDNVSVYGGAVYASNSDVNIINSTFTGNHTTNKGTAIRANSGTNIKLHNSILCNNQPEFLCQAGIRDSAAVINFCNIQNGQSSILLEGAGNLMWGPGNVDKDAGFVDAEKDDYHLRSISGRSVTFGTGLLADDSTSQMIDAGCPGDIPADEPLSVDNKRIDMGSYGGTNAASVTPAGFGLLSDIDNDGLVNFSDYALLTQFWLSSDEDSICVDLTRDGQIDIEDIAETVQEWLAVSGAN